A portion of the Flavobacterium limnophilum genome contains these proteins:
- a CDS encoding cysteine desulfurase family protein — MKKVYLDNASTTQLRPEVLQEMTKVLSEDYGNPSSTHGFGRNAKSILELSRKSIAKQLNVSAQEIIFTSCGTEANNWILRSAVKDLKVQRIITSKIEHHAVLYVVQALQREFDIQVDYVAVKPNGEIDITDLVDLLSLETKTLVSLMHVNNEIGTVLDVDKVGRICEQHNALFHSDMVQSVGKIEIDLQHLPIDFMSASAHKFHGPKGVGFAYVKKNSGLQPLFYGGEQEKGLRPGTEAVHQIAGMAKALELSHTNLEKERDHISELKNYLVNQLEVEFPAFEINGTSDGIYTILNVLLPFSDDKTAMILFHLDMKGIAVSRGSACQSGSTRPSHVLAEMLSNEDLKKPSLRISFSHFNTKEDVDLLVQALKSM; from the coding sequence ATGAAAAAAGTATATCTCGATAACGCATCCACCACGCAACTCCGTCCGGAAGTCCTTCAAGAAATGACAAAAGTATTGTCGGAAGATTACGGAAATCCATCGTCGACGCATGGTTTTGGTCGGAATGCCAAAAGTATCTTGGAACTTTCCAGAAAATCCATCGCCAAGCAATTGAACGTTTCGGCCCAAGAAATTATTTTTACTTCTTGCGGAACGGAAGCCAACAATTGGATACTTCGCTCTGCCGTCAAGGATTTGAAAGTACAACGAATCATCACCAGCAAAATCGAGCATCATGCCGTTTTGTATGTCGTTCAAGCTTTGCAAAGGGAATTTGACATTCAAGTGGACTATGTTGCAGTTAAACCAAACGGTGAAATCGACATCACGGATTTAGTGGATTTACTTTCGCTAGAAACAAAAACCTTGGTGAGCTTGATGCACGTGAACAACGAAATAGGAACTGTCTTGGATGTGGATAAAGTGGGACGAATTTGTGAGCAACACAATGCCCTTTTTCATTCGGACATGGTGCAATCTGTGGGGAAAATTGAAATTGATTTGCAGCATTTGCCAATAGATTTCATGTCGGCCAGCGCCCATAAATTTCACGGACCAAAAGGAGTTGGATTTGCTTATGTCAAGAAAAATTCAGGTTTGCAACCTTTGTTTTACGGTGGCGAACAGGAAAAAGGCTTGCGTCCCGGAACCGAAGCGGTACACCAAATTGCAGGAATGGCAAAGGCATTGGAACTTTCCCATACTAATTTGGAAAAGGAAAGAGACCATATTTCCGAATTGAAAAATTATTTGGTTAACCAACTCGAAGTTGAGTTTCCTGCCTTTGAAATCAATGGAACATCGGATGGGATTTATACTATTTTGAATGTTTTGCTGCCTTTTTCCGATGACAAAACAGCCATGATTCTGTTTCATTTGGACATGAAGGGAATTGCGGTTTCGCGTGGCAGTGCTTGTCAATCGGGAAGTACAAGACCTTCGCATGTTCTGGCAGAGATGCTTTCGAACGAGGATTTGAAGAAACCCAGTTTACGTATTTCTTTCAGCCATTTCAATACTAAAGAAGATGTTGATTTGTTGGTCCAGGCGTTGAAAAGTATGTAA
- a CDS encoding pesticidal protein Cry7Aa, with product MVTVEKHGIILSPTNREFENNGVLNPGIYQEGNTVHILYRAVQEGNLSTIGYAKTEGPLKIVERRDHPLIIRDFDYEKQGVEDARVVKIEDTYYITYTAYDGINAMGALATSKDLIHFEKHGIITPKINYQEYERLVLCCGSKLNPKYHHYYKLFAQIGLVDDEFRLLRDKDLALFPRKINGKFALLHRIWPGIQIVYFDHWKDLTKPFWEHYLENLTDYIVLDPKGVFEVNYIGAGSPPIETPDGWLMIYHGVQETATGTIYHAKAALLQLDKPENEIARLELPLFSPTRQWEIEGEVSDVVFPTGHALFGDDLYIYYGAADKHVAVAKTNINELLHELRIQP from the coding sequence ATGGTTACGGTAGAAAAACACGGCATAATTCTTAGTCCCACCAATAGGGAGTTTGAAAACAATGGCGTTTTAAATCCCGGAATTTATCAGGAGGGCAATACGGTGCATATATTATACCGGGCGGTTCAGGAAGGCAATCTATCCACGATAGGTTACGCTAAAACGGAAGGTCCACTTAAAATAGTGGAAAGACGGGATCACCCCCTAATTATACGTGATTTTGATTACGAAAAACAAGGCGTGGAAGATGCGAGAGTGGTAAAAATTGAAGATACTTACTACATAACCTATACGGCCTATGACGGCATCAACGCCATGGGGGCTCTTGCCACTTCCAAGGATTTAATTCATTTTGAAAAACACGGAATAATTACGCCCAAAATAAATTACCAAGAATATGAACGTTTGGTTCTTTGCTGCGGCAGCAAACTAAATCCAAAATACCACCATTATTACAAACTTTTTGCCCAAATCGGATTAGTTGATGATGAATTTAGATTGTTAAGAGACAAAGACTTGGCATTATTTCCAAGAAAAATAAACGGGAAATTCGCCTTGTTGCATCGCATTTGGCCGGGAATACAAATTGTTTATTTTGACCATTGGAAGGATTTAACAAAGCCGTTTTGGGAACATTACCTCGAAAACCTTACAGATTATATCGTCTTGGATCCAAAAGGTGTCTTTGAGGTAAATTACATTGGAGCTGGCAGTCCGCCAATCGAAACACCCGACGGATGGTTGATGATTTATCATGGCGTGCAAGAAACGGCAACTGGAACCATATACCATGCCAAGGCTGCTTTACTGCAATTAGACAAACCTGAAAATGAAATTGCAAGACTCGAATTGCCGCTCTTCTCGCCTACCAGGCAGTGGGAAATTGAAGGAGAAGTGAGTGATGTCGTGTTTCCAACAGGTCACGCCTTGTTTGGCGATGATCTGTATATTTATTACGGCGCTGCAGACAAGCATGTAGCCGTTGCAAAAACAAACATCAATGAATTGTTGCACGAGTTAAGAATTCAACCCTAA
- a CDS encoding MlaD family protein translates to MEKTTSQKIRLGLFVIIGLLIFILAVYFIGDKQKMFGKTSHLEAIFNNANGLQLGNSVRYSGISVGTVRGIKMDNDTTIRVDMIIDKAIFPYIKKDAVATISSDGLVGNMIINILPGKGNEPPVQPGDEIRSYNRVRTEDMLNTLSVTNKNAAKLTANLLKITNEINDGKGPLSSLLKDTIISRDLKETMHYLKLTAKGASETATKIDKLVASLDNKNNVVGVIKDSAVANKIKNMVTNLDQSTKEINVVIANLDATILSVKDGKGTFNYLANNPGLVGKIDSTMTNINEASAKLNENMEAMRHNFLFKGYFKKQEKEKAKAAKEADKK, encoded by the coding sequence ATGGAAAAAACAACATCACAAAAAATACGCCTTGGTTTGTTTGTAATCATTGGATTATTGATATTTATTCTTGCCGTTTATTTCATTGGCGACAAGCAAAAAATGTTTGGCAAGACAAGTCATCTTGAAGCCATATTCAACAATGCAAATGGATTGCAATTGGGCAATAGCGTGCGCTATTCCGGGATAAGCGTGGGAACAGTCCGAGGAATTAAAATGGACAATGACACCACTATTCGCGTCGACATGATTATAGATAAAGCTATTTTTCCTTACATAAAAAAAGATGCGGTGGCCACCATCAGTTCCGATGGATTGGTGGGCAACATGATCATAAACATACTTCCCGGAAAAGGCAACGAACCTCCTGTTCAGCCCGGTGACGAGATTCGTTCGTACAATCGGGTTCGAACAGAAGACATGCTGAACACCCTTAGTGTAACCAATAAAAACGCGGCCAAACTTACGGCCAATTTACTCAAAATCACCAATGAGATTAACGACGGAAAAGGCCCTTTGAGTTCGCTATTAAAAGACACCATCATATCGAGAGACTTAAAAGAAACCATGCACTATCTGAAATTGACCGCCAAAGGAGCTTCAGAAACGGCAACAAAAATTGACAAACTCGTGGCTTCGTTGGACAATAAAAACAATGTGGTTGGTGTCATAAAAGATTCGGCTGTAGCCAATAAAATAAAAAACATGGTGACTAATTTAGACCAATCCACCAAAGAAATAAATGTAGTGATTGCAAATCTTGATGCTACAATCCTGAGCGTCAAAGACGGAAAAGGCACCTTTAACTACCTTGCCAATAACCCTGGATTAGTCGGAAAAATTGATTCCACAATGACCAATATCAATGAAGCCAGTGCCAAGTTGAACGAAAACATGGAAGCCATGAGACATAATTTTCTCTTTAAAGGCTATTTCAAAAAACAAGAAAAGGAAAAAGCTAAAGCAGCCAAAGAAGCGGATAAAAAATAA
- a CDS encoding ABC transporter ATP-binding protein, with protein sequence MDNPKTVIEIKDLKKSYGDNHVLNGFNMHLVEGENLVIMGKSGSGKSVMIKCLIGLEKPDSGSIVVMGKDISTLEQEQLDELRTEVGFLFQGSALYDSMTVRENLEFPLRRHTKKFGIIKDTTPLVMEALENVGLAHTVNLMPEELSGGMKRRVALARTLILQPRIILYDEPTTGLDPITAKEILLLMESIQKKYNTSSIIITHDVDCARAISNRMILLVDGINYAEGTFEKLIASNDPKIQAFFK encoded by the coding sequence ATGGACAATCCAAAAACTGTCATAGAAATCAAGGACTTGAAAAAGAGTTATGGCGACAATCACGTTTTGAATGGTTTCAACATGCATTTGGTCGAAGGGGAGAACTTGGTTATCATGGGAAAATCGGGCTCCGGAAAATCGGTGATGATAAAATGTTTGATTGGACTCGAAAAACCCGACAGTGGCTCCATCGTAGTCATGGGCAAAGACATCAGCACACTCGAACAAGAGCAACTGGACGAACTTCGCACCGAAGTTGGATTTCTTTTTCAAGGAAGTGCGCTCTATGATTCGATGACGGTCAGGGAAAATCTGGAATTTCCGTTAAGACGCCATACCAAGAAGTTTGGAATCATAAAAGACACCACGCCCTTGGTTATGGAAGCGCTTGAAAATGTGGGATTGGCACATACCGTAAACCTGATGCCGGAAGAACTTTCGGGTGGCATGAAACGAAGAGTTGCCCTTGCACGAACCTTGATCTTGCAACCCAGGATTATTCTTTACGACGAACCCACAACGGGATTGGATCCCATTACGGCAAAAGAAATTTTGTTGCTGATGGAATCCATCCAAAAAAAATACAATACCTCATCCATCATCATAACCCATGACGTGGATTGTGCGAGAGCCATCTCGAATCGGATGATTTTGTTGGTTGACGGAATTAATTATGCGGAAGGCACTTTCGAAAAGTTGATTGCTTCCAACGATCCTAAAATACAGGCATTCTTTAAATAA
- a CDS encoding MlaE family ABC transporter permease, protein MDTIFKIIELLKAFLLDIGELSQFAGRFFKEVFKRPSEYREFLRQCFYMGNRSLLLVAVTGFIIGLVFTLQSRPTLQEFGAVSWMPSMVSISIIREIGPIITALICAGRIGSGIGAELGSMRVTEQIDAMEVSGTNPFKYLVVTRILATTFMLPILVMFGDFIAIYGSYLVENIKGNVSFLLYYNQVFDALEFGDLIPATIKSFFFGFAIGLVGCFKGYNCKKGTAGVGLAANSAVVFTSMLLFIIDFIAVFVTDIFYDL, encoded by the coding sequence ATGGATACTATTTTTAAAATAATCGAATTACTCAAGGCTTTCTTGCTTGATATTGGCGAACTCTCCCAATTTGCAGGTCGTTTTTTCAAAGAAGTTTTTAAGCGTCCTTCAGAATATAGGGAATTCCTTCGACAATGTTTTTATATGGGAAACCGCTCCTTGCTTTTGGTAGCCGTAACGGGATTCATCATCGGATTGGTTTTTACATTGCAATCCAGGCCTACATTGCAGGAATTTGGCGCTGTTTCCTGGATGCCGTCCATGGTGAGCATTTCGATTATTCGAGAAATTGGCCCCATCATTACTGCCTTGATTTGTGCAGGACGAATTGGTTCCGGAATTGGAGCCGAGCTGGGTTCGATGAGAGTTACGGAACAAATTGATGCCATGGAAGTTTCAGGCACGAATCCTTTTAAATATCTAGTGGTTACCCGAATTTTGGCCACCACGTTCATGCTTCCCATTTTGGTGATGTTTGGCGATTTCATAGCCATATATGGTTCTTATCTGGTCGAAAACATAAAGGGAAATGTTTCTTTTTTATTGTATTACAACCAAGTTTTTGATGCTTTGGAATTTGGCGATTTAATTCCTGCGACAATCAAGAGTTTCTTCTTTGGATTTGCCATTGGATTAGTGGGTTGTTTCAAAGGATACAACTGCAAAAAAGGAACAGCCGGTGTGGGACTTGCCGCTAATTCTGCCGTGGTTTTTACCTCGATGTTGCTTTTTATAATTGACTTTATTGCCGTTTTTGTCACTGATATTTTTTACGATTTATAA
- a CDS encoding SPFH domain-containing protein, translating to MTALTDYWWLLLFLLCLVLYKFVLRVFFGMVIVPEDRIGLVTKKFVLFGAEKSLPDGRIIATKGEAGFQAKTLAPGLYWGMWPWQYSVNMSPFTIIPEGNIGLLLSKDGAEIPTGRILAQKVSSDNFQDATLFLDNGGQKGRQSAFITTGSYRINTFLFEVVVAPQIVISENMVGIVTAMDGEPIPIGQIAGKFVDNHNNFQDFDQFLKNGGNRGLQPQVMLAGSYYINSWAIQIEQTPMTDVPIGYVGVVISYIGEDGQDVTGDTFKHGNIVSKGQRGVWMEPFGPGKYALNKYTTKLEPVPTTNLVLNWADARSESHNLDQNLSTITVRSKDGFPFNLDVSQIIHVPANEAPKVIARFGSMNNLVSQVLEPTIGNYFRNSAQESDVISFLSTRKERQESAKNHIKVVLDEYNVNAVDTLIGDIVPPESLMKTLTDRKIAEEEQKTYQTQRMAQEQRQGVEKETAIADMQKEIVKASQSVEIAQRTADATVKKAEGDATSLKLNVNAEAEATKMRANAEAEATKARAGAQAEATKLTASAEAERISKTGLAEAEKIKAIGQSTAEAYQLQVSAMGGDNFTKYKITEEIGKGKIKVIPDVLISGSSGSDGGISGLLGMKLMEMMDAKNEKEEPKTK from the coding sequence ATGACAGCTCTTACAGATTATTGGTGGTTACTTTTATTCCTTTTATGTTTAGTTCTTTACAAATTTGTTTTACGTGTTTTCTTCGGAATGGTCATCGTTCCGGAAGATCGAATTGGTTTAGTGACCAAGAAATTTGTGCTCTTTGGAGCCGAAAAATCATTGCCCGACGGCCGAATTATCGCCACCAAAGGCGAAGCAGGTTTTCAGGCAAAAACTCTAGCTCCCGGATTGTATTGGGGAATGTGGCCTTGGCAATACTCGGTAAATATGAGTCCGTTTACCATTATTCCAGAAGGAAATATCGGATTGTTATTGAGTAAAGATGGTGCCGAAATACCTACGGGTCGAATTCTTGCCCAAAAAGTAAGTTCCGACAATTTCCAGGATGCGACTTTATTTTTGGACAATGGAGGACAAAAAGGACGTCAATCGGCATTTATTACCACAGGATCTTATCGTATTAATACTTTTTTGTTTGAAGTTGTAGTAGCTCCGCAAATCGTGATTTCCGAAAATATGGTGGGAATCGTAACGGCAATGGATGGTGAACCTATTCCAATTGGACAAATTGCCGGTAAATTCGTGGACAACCACAACAACTTTCAAGATTTTGACCAGTTTCTAAAAAATGGTGGAAATCGTGGATTGCAACCTCAAGTGATGCTTGCCGGTTCCTATTACATCAATTCTTGGGCGATTCAAATTGAGCAAACCCCAATGACCGATGTTCCAATTGGTTATGTTGGCGTAGTGATTTCTTATATTGGAGAAGATGGTCAAGATGTCACAGGAGACACTTTCAAACACGGAAATATCGTTTCAAAAGGACAACGCGGAGTTTGGATGGAACCTTTTGGACCCGGAAAATATGCGCTTAACAAATACACGACAAAACTGGAGCCTGTTCCTACAACCAACTTGGTTTTGAACTGGGCCGATGCCAGAAGTGAATCCCATAACTTGGATCAAAACCTGTCCACGATTACGGTTCGTTCCAAAGACGGTTTCCCTTTCAATCTGGATGTTTCCCAAATTATCCACGTTCCTGCCAACGAAGCGCCAAAAGTGATTGCCCGTTTCGGTAGCATGAACAATCTGGTTTCCCAAGTTTTGGAACCAACCATTGGCAACTATTTTAGAAACTCGGCTCAGGAAAGCGACGTGATTTCGTTTCTTTCGACCAGAAAAGAACGTCAGGAATCGGCCAAAAACCACATCAAAGTAGTTTTGGACGAATACAATGTGAATGCCGTTGATACCTTGATTGGAGACATCGTTCCTCCGGAATCCTTGATGAAAACCTTGACCGACAGAAAAATTGCCGAGGAAGAGCAAAAAACCTATCAAACCCAAAGAATGGCGCAAGAACAACGTCAAGGCGTGGAAAAAGAAACCGCCATTGCCGATATGCAAAAAGAAATCGTGAAAGCTTCGCAAAGTGTGGAAATCGCCCAAAGAACGGCCGATGCCACCGTTAAAAAAGCCGAAGGAGACGCCACAAGTTTAAAACTAAACGTGAATGCCGAAGCCGAAGCCACTAAAATGCGTGCCAATGCCGAAGCGGAAGCCACAAAAGCAAGAGCCGGAGCACAAGCCGAAGCTACAAAACTAACCGCCAGCGCAGAAGCCGAAAGAATCTCAAAAACCGGTTTGGCCGAAGCAGAAAAAATCAAGGCGATTGGTCAATCTACCGCCGAAGCTTATCAATTGCAGGTTTCTGCGATGGGTGGCGATAATTTTACCAAATACAAAATCACGGAAGAAATTGGAAAAGGAAAAATCAAGGTAATTCCAGATGTATTAATTTCAGGAAGTTCAGGTTCCGATGGAGGAATCAGTGGACTTTTGGGAATGAAATTAATGGAAATGATGGATGCCAAAAACGAAAAAGAAGAACCTAAAACCAAATAA
- a CDS encoding J domain-containing protein yields the protein MAFIDYYKILGIDKNATEADVKKAYRKLARKYHPDLNPNDKEAEQKFKEVNEANEVLSHPENRKKYDQYGENWQHSEEFEKQRQQQSRGGGQQGGFGGFEGFSGGGDFSDFFESMFGSRSAGGRGQTRPSKGGDYNAELNLDLKDVYTTQKRELTINGKKIRLTIPAGVENGQVIKISGMGAEGANGGPKGDLYITFTIANNTKFKLENHNLYSTVDLDLYSAILGGEITVDTFDGKVKLKVLPGTQNGTKVKLKGKGFPVYKKEGVFGDLYITYQIVIPTHLTEKEKELFEELAKLRAK from the coding sequence ATGGCATTTATAGACTATTACAAAATATTGGGAATCGACAAAAATGCAACGGAGGCCGATGTAAAAAAAGCATATCGAAAACTCGCCCGAAAATACCATCCCGACTTAAATCCCAACGACAAGGAAGCCGAACAAAAATTCAAGGAAGTCAATGAGGCCAACGAAGTTTTGAGCCATCCCGAGAACCGCAAGAAATACGATCAATATGGCGAAAACTGGCAACATTCCGAAGAATTCGAAAAACAAAGACAACAACAATCTCGTGGTGGCGGACAACAAGGAGGTTTTGGTGGTTTTGAAGGATTCTCGGGTGGTGGCGATTTTTCCGATTTTTTTGAATCCATGTTTGGATCGCGTTCCGCAGGAGGAAGAGGTCAGACCAGACCGTCCAAAGGCGGCGATTACAATGCCGAACTAAACCTCGATTTGAAAGACGTTTACACCACTCAAAAACGAGAATTAACTATCAATGGCAAAAAAATAAGGCTCACCATTCCCGCTGGAGTGGAAAACGGTCAAGTCATAAAAATCAGCGGTATGGGTGCCGAAGGTGCAAATGGCGGTCCAAAAGGAGATCTGTACATCACTTTCACCATTGCGAATAATACCAAATTCAAATTGGAGAATCACAATCTCTATTCCACCGTGGATTTGGATTTATACAGCGCCATCTTGGGCGGAGAAATTACCGTAGACACCTTCGACGGAAAAGTAAAACTAAAAGTATTGCCCGGAACCCAAAACGGCACCAAAGTAAAACTGAAAGGCAAAGGATTTCCTGTCTATAAAAAAGAGGGAGTATTTGGCGATTTATACATTACCTACCAAATCGTGATACCCACACATCTTACCGAAAAAGAGAAAGAATTATTCGAGGAACTGGCTAAATTGAGGGCTAAATAA
- a CDS encoding retron St85 family RNA-directed DNA polymerase, producing MDFTKYKDDFTAEATKKGLSKNNIKHCLDYAEVLSSNNVPIIYNPEHLAELVGYKKEYLKKAALHTSYFYRDFEITKKNRTKRPISEPLPSLKEIQIWILENILEKVSVSPFAKAYKAKTRLMENLKFHKKQPKVFTLDLENFFPSIKMELVEKVFLELGYSKMVSNLLAKLCTRDNGLPQGAPTSPYLSNLVFKEADGIIADFCKKRKIRYTRYADDLSFSGDFDEDELLEKVVETIKNLNLRLNKSKTKLMTPDKQQTVTGIVVNDKPQVTFKKRNALRQAMYYIKKFGLDEHRVFKEIKQKNYLEHLLGKINFVLQINPKDTEFIEYKTWLIDLKKKEDLKIKKAMPQLA from the coding sequence ATGGATTTCACAAAATACAAAGACGATTTTACAGCCGAAGCCACCAAAAAAGGCTTGTCAAAAAATAATATCAAGCATTGTCTGGACTATGCCGAAGTATTGTCTTCAAACAATGTTCCCATAATATACAATCCTGAACATCTTGCCGAACTCGTGGGCTACAAAAAAGAATACCTCAAAAAAGCCGCACTGCATACCTCCTATTTCTATCGAGATTTTGAAATCACCAAAAAAAACAGAACAAAAAGACCCATATCCGAACCGCTTCCCAGCTTGAAGGAAATTCAAATCTGGATTCTCGAAAACATTCTCGAAAAAGTGTCGGTGAGTCCTTTTGCCAAAGCTTATAAAGCCAAAACCCGTCTTATGGAAAACCTGAAATTCCATAAAAAACAACCCAAAGTATTCACGCTGGATTTGGAAAATTTCTTTCCCTCCATAAAAATGGAATTGGTAGAAAAAGTTTTTCTTGAATTGGGCTATTCTAAAATGGTTTCAAATCTACTGGCAAAACTTTGCACTCGAGATAACGGCTTGCCGCAAGGCGCACCAACAAGCCCTTACCTTTCCAATCTTGTTTTTAAAGAAGCCGACGGCATCATTGCCGATTTTTGCAAAAAACGAAAAATCAGGTACACCCGTTATGCCGATGACCTAAGCTTTTCGGGCGATTTTGACGAAGACGAACTCCTTGAAAAAGTTGTCGAAACCATCAAAAACCTGAATCTTCGCCTCAATAAAAGCAAAACAAAACTGATGACACCCGACAAACAACAAACCGTGACTGGAATTGTGGTCAACGACAAACCACAAGTCACCTTCAAAAAACGCAACGCATTGCGACAAGCGATGTACTACATCAAGAAATTTGGTTTGGACGAACACCGCGTGTTCAAAGAAATCAAGCAAAAAAATTATCTGGAACATTTGTTGGGAAAAATAAATTTTGTGTTGCAAATAAACCCCAAAGACACTGAATTTATCGAATACAAAACATGGCTCATTGACCTAAAAAAGAAAGAGGATTTGAAAATTAAAAAAGCCATGCCACAACTGGCTTAA
- a CDS encoding phospholipase D-like domain-containing protein, protein MLHNDTTISTTKFMELVHSGEDYFARLERIILESKSEIHIQTYIFDYDTVGKKMIDLLKEAARRNVKIYILLDGFGSFSFPKGILDELSQYGINIRLFSPLFSASSFYLGRRLHHKVVVSDSKTVLIGGINIADKYHGTQTSLPWLDYAVQIQDEKMGVSLAKLCSDIYFKKRRVSRKKIASVVNYNGEVVVSVLQNDWLKRKNAIYKAYIKSIGEAQKEIVIVGSYFLPGRKLVATLKKASRNNVKVKLILSGISDIPMARRASCHLYSKLLKYNIELYEWKSSILHGKTAVIDNSWTTIGSFNLNNLSSFGSIEMNVGIHSADFSNNYLTHLDQIMAQCEKITPESRQLTDGLFSKFNNWISYWTTRTIEIIITYLPHKRFRKLY, encoded by the coding sequence ATGCTGCATAACGACACTACTATTTCCACAACAAAATTCATGGAACTAGTCCATAGTGGCGAAGATTATTTTGCCCGATTGGAACGCATCATTTTGGAATCCAAATCCGAGATCCATATCCAAACCTATATTTTCGATTACGATACTGTTGGCAAAAAAATGATTGACTTGCTGAAAGAAGCCGCTCGCCGAAATGTGAAAATATACATTTTACTCGACGGTTTTGGCTCGTTTTCGTTTCCAAAGGGAATTCTGGATGAACTGTCACAATACGGAATCAACATTCGTCTTTTCTCCCCTTTATTCTCGGCAAGTTCCTTTTATCTCGGCAGAAGATTGCATCACAAAGTGGTCGTTTCCGATTCAAAAACCGTATTAATTGGCGGAATCAACATTGCCGACAAATACCATGGAACACAAACTTCGCTTCCCTGGCTTGACTATGCCGTTCAAATACAAGATGAAAAAATGGGAGTATCACTCGCTAAATTATGTTCGGACATTTATTTCAAAAAAAGACGCGTGAGCAGAAAGAAAATAGCTTCGGTTGTGAATTATAATGGAGAAGTTGTCGTTAGCGTTCTCCAAAATGATTGGCTGAAAAGGAAAAACGCTATCTATAAAGCCTACATAAAATCCATTGGCGAAGCCCAAAAAGAGATTGTAATCGTGGGAAGTTATTTTCTTCCAGGCAGAAAATTGGTTGCCACACTGAAAAAAGCTTCCCGAAATAACGTAAAAGTTAAATTAATCCTATCCGGAATATCCGATATTCCAATGGCAAGACGCGCCAGTTGCCATTTATACTCCAAATTACTAAAATACAACATCGAATTGTACGAATGGAAATCATCCATTTTACACGGAAAAACTGCCGTTATAGACAATAGTTGGACCACAATTGGTTCTTTCAACCTGAATAACTTGAGCTCTTTTGGGAGCATCGAAATGAACGTGGGAATCCACTCTGCCGATTTTTCCAATAATTATCTCACGCATCTCGACCAAATTATGGCGCAATGCGAAAAAATAACTCCTGAATCACGGCAATTGACAGATGGATTATTCTCTAAATTCAACAATTGGATTTCGTATTGGACTACAAGAACAATCGAAATCATCATCACTTATTTGCCTCACAAACGATTTAGAAAATTGTATTGA